Proteins encoded within one genomic window of Rhodobacter xanthinilyticus:
- a CDS encoding helix-turn-helix domain-containing protein, whose translation MRPKARSRRDVLFLQNVGRHLRTIRRGRGLTQAEFAELLDLSREGYANYELGKREMGITVARDVRHKMQVDLLAPDTEADHSRSAPLPHEAEVERSPKWLTALMDLRVRLIAAREAFDREQFTALRRRLHSIRDVAFVSSTITVWLRLVAPEFGWHRVDAVAQIDWALLLGFAMAALLLPFQGWYIGRFFYWMHATPRCQRRSKIGPRGGAKLGHFGFARDAADGRRPVSRALHIACG comes from the coding sequence ATGCGACCTAAAGCCAGATCAAGAAGAGATGTCCTGTTCCTGCAAAATGTAGGGCGCCACCTACGTACGATTCGGCGCGGCCGCGGGCTGACCCAAGCGGAATTTGCGGAGCTCTTGGACCTGTCCCGAGAAGGATATGCGAACTATGAGCTCGGCAAGCGTGAAATGGGCATCACCGTGGCGCGCGATGTCCGGCATAAGATGCAAGTCGACTTACTCGCGCCCGACACTGAAGCAGATCATAGCCGTTCAGCACCACTGCCTCATGAAGCTGAAGTGGAAAGGAGCCCAAAGTGGCTGACAGCCCTAATGGACTTGCGTGTCCGCCTCATCGCAGCACGCGAGGCCTTTGATCGTGAGCAGTTCACCGCCTTGCGGCGACGCCTGCACTCAATCCGTGACGTCGCCTTTGTAAGCTCGACGATAACGGTGTGGCTCCGCCTGGTGGCACCGGAGTTCGGCTGGCATAGAGTGGACGCAGTAGCCCAAATCGATTGGGCCCTTTTGCTAGGCTTCGCAATGGCAGCCCTACTTCTACCTTTTCAGGGTTGGTACATTGGCCGGTTCTTCTACTGGATGCACGCTACACCAAGATGTCAACGGCGGAGTAAAATTGGGCCACGGGGCGGCGCAAAATTGGGCCACTTTGGGTTTGCGCGAGACGCGGCTGATGGGCGGCGGCCAGTCAGCCGCGCTCTCCATATAGCTTGCGGGTGA
- a CDS encoding helix-turn-helix domain-containing protein — translation MRKSTVFVKRFLLNENIELCGRMFALLRTSVRTPKRTEGRMSIELCELSCLPKAYRLRWSGGGSKLPNETRAKHERLKAELRIRGTSLSGIGRALGVSSAAMSMVSIGKNRSVKIETAIAQALETTPEQLWPERYKDP, via the coding sequence ATGCGGAAAAGTACTGTTTTTGTTAAGCGGTTTCTTCTCAACGAGAACATCGAATTATGCGGACGCATGTTCGCGCTATTGCGCACAAGTGTCCGCACGCCGAAGCGCACCGAAGGCCGCATGAGCATTGAGCTTTGCGAGCTAAGTTGCTTACCAAAGGCCTACCGACTGCGATGGTCCGGTGGAGGTTCTAAATTGCCAAACGAAACGCGCGCAAAGCATGAGCGGCTCAAGGCTGAGCTGCGCATCCGCGGAACCTCGCTGTCCGGGATCGGGCGGGCATTAGGCGTCTCAAGCGCAGCCATGTCGATGGTCAGCATTGGGAAGAACCGTTCGGTCAAAATTGAAACTGCAATCGCTCAAGCGCTCGAGACGACCCCCGAGCAGCTTTGGCCAGAGAGGTACAAAGATCCATAA
- the istA gene encoding IS21 family transposase has product MLTDTHRRVQMLLKGRLNNTQIADLTNCSRATVRTWRERLKDCDLAPNAISELSETELRRLVAPGVFSRKQDLAEPDFDKIRFEVDERSVRLKTLYIDYRQGVPDGFRAMSRTTFYRTVAQMADKKDVTLSFDYEPGEMIQADFVGRKKLKQPLLLDEGGSERDYEVFCAASAKSRKIFVCALESQATVPVLGVMVRMLEYFGGVPVLVTIDNFKAAVAVPRRGAEEATITSEFAAFADYYGFSFIATRVRKPRDKGIVENAVGIVQDDVLAPLRNRRFFSLAEMNAALSDRVTQLNERPMRGHGDASRNDLFSRSDFSGYQPLPSRGYEVGRYILKLRAGRDYHVEVEGSRYSVPWHFAGELLNVKITPTSVHLIHEGRTVATHPRHDQAAGPITTPTHMPAAHAAGALTRLAGMKRYVAEIGPNAEALIDAHFRANKKPALTATAAINLRALAERYPAERVENACELAISIKKANVRKVEAILVAGLDADETEAVINTRPVAQRNIRGAGYFAELINSARGGLNDV; this is encoded by the coding sequence ATGCTTACAGATACGCATCGCCGTGTTCAGATGCTTTTGAAAGGCAGACTCAACAACACCCAGATCGCCGATCTGACAAACTGCTCACGCGCAACCGTTCGTACCTGGCGCGAACGGTTGAAAGATTGTGATCTCGCCCCAAACGCGATCAGCGAGTTGTCGGAAACCGAGTTGCGGCGCTTGGTGGCGCCAGGGGTGTTCAGCCGCAAACAGGATCTGGCAGAGCCAGATTTCGACAAGATCCGGTTCGAGGTCGATGAGCGCAGCGTCAGGCTGAAAACGCTCTACATCGACTATCGACAGGGCGTTCCAGACGGCTTTCGCGCGATGTCACGGACCACATTCTACCGCACTGTCGCGCAAATGGCGGACAAGAAGGATGTCACCCTTTCCTTCGATTATGAGCCCGGCGAGATGATCCAGGCCGATTTCGTGGGAAGAAAGAAGCTCAAACAGCCTCTGTTGCTCGATGAGGGTGGGTCTGAGCGGGACTATGAGGTCTTCTGTGCAGCCAGTGCCAAGAGCCGTAAGATCTTCGTTTGCGCGTTGGAAAGTCAGGCAACCGTCCCAGTTTTGGGCGTCATGGTCAGAATGCTTGAATACTTCGGCGGCGTCCCGGTCTTGGTGACGATCGACAATTTCAAAGCAGCCGTTGCCGTGCCGCGACGTGGAGCCGAGGAGGCGACAATCACCAGTGAATTCGCGGCATTCGCAGATTACTACGGGTTCAGCTTCATCGCCACCCGGGTTCGCAAACCCCGAGACAAGGGGATCGTCGAGAATGCAGTTGGTATCGTCCAGGATGATGTATTGGCGCCCCTGCGGAACCGCCGTTTCTTCTCGCTTGCGGAGATGAATGCGGCCCTGTCAGACCGCGTCACACAGTTGAACGAGCGCCCCATGCGAGGGCATGGCGATGCCAGCAGAAACGATCTCTTTTCTAGGTCTGACTTTTCCGGATATCAGCCGTTGCCTTCCAGAGGCTACGAGGTTGGGCGATACATCCTGAAACTACGCGCCGGGCGCGACTATCATGTCGAAGTGGAGGGAAGCAGATATTCCGTGCCCTGGCATTTTGCGGGCGAACTTCTCAATGTGAAGATTACGCCAACGTCTGTTCATCTCATCCATGAGGGACGGACCGTTGCGACACATCCACGTCACGATCAGGCCGCGGGACCGATCACAACGCCAACGCATATGCCCGCAGCCCACGCAGCCGGTGCGTTGACACGGCTTGCAGGTATGAAGCGCTATGTCGCCGAAATCGGCCCGAACGCGGAGGCGCTGATCGACGCCCATTTTCGCGCAAACAAGAAGCCCGCGTTGACGGCAACGGCCGCTATCAATCTTCGTGCCTTGGCAGAGCGCTACCCGGCCGAGCGCGTCGAAAATGCCTGTGAACTCGCTATTTCGATCAAGAAGGCCAATGTCAGAAAAGTCGAGGCAATCCTCGTTGCCGGTCTCGATGCCGACGAGACAGAAGCTGTGATCAACACCCGTCCCGTGGCTCAAAGGAATATTCGAGGAGCAGGATACTTTGCCGAGCTCATCAATAGTGCGCGGGGAGGGCTGAACGATGTCTGA
- a CDS encoding glycine zipper 2TM domain-containing protein: MRKTASIGMLVLIGFLAGCTNDQGINAATGALAGAAVGSQLGGGKGTAATTLAGAAIGTAIGANATPTNKLCTYRNPQTGAIYEAPCN, encoded by the coding sequence ATGCGGAAGACGGCATCTATCGGGATGTTGGTGTTGATCGGGTTCCTGGCGGGTTGCACCAACGACCAGGGGATCAATGCCGCAACGGGCGCACTTGCAGGCGCGGCTGTCGGCAGCCAGCTGGGCGGCGGCAAGGGTACGGCGGCAACGACGCTTGCGGGCGCGGCCATCGGCACCGCGATCGGCGCCAATGCGACGCCCACCAACAAGCTCTGCACCTACCGCAACCCGCAGACCGGCGCGATTTACGAAGCCCCCTGCAACTGA
- a CDS encoding ATP-binding protein: MHQPIVDDFALSPMSKQELTDLFEIIEDRSTRSSTIMTAQRAPEEWYDFIGDPLLADAFMDRVRSRAHFLLLKGRSMR, translated from the coding sequence GTGCACCAGCCCATCGTCGACGATTTCGCTCTCAGCCCAATGAGTAAACAAGAGCTGACCGATCTCTTCGAGATCATCGAGGATCGCTCGACGCGCAGTTCGACGATCATGACCGCACAGCGGGCTCCCGAGGAATGGTACGACTTCATCGGCGATCCGCTGCTTGCTGACGCCTTCATGGACCGTGTCAGAAGCCGCGCCCACTTTCTGCTGTTGAAGGGCAGGTCGATGCGCTGA
- a CDS encoding IS1380-like element IS1247 family transposase: MDHPEGAGLQRADRVDFDPRVRLEFRGTQLSSDGGLLVMRELDDALGLSDLASAALRDTRSGKNTVHRLDGLFRQSVFGRLAGYEDVNDANRLACDPVMRQVVGGRAVDAQAASASQMGRFETETLALAGNRAALADLNGQWIDRFHDRNGLKYIVLDMDSSVSPTHGDQEGSAWNGHFDCSCYHPNFLFNQFGMLERCALRHGNVHSADGWRDVLDPVIARYAERDLGGRFFRADAAYAIPAIYERLEEARFFYAIRLPANAVLKDKIAHRLTRPVGRPSLTKVKRFFEEFEYQAASWDKERRVIAKIEWHPGELFPRVGFIVTNLPMEPDWVVRFYNQRGTAEQHIKEGKYAFRWTRLSCRKFRDNEVRLQLHALAYNLATFLHCIELPEAMADWSLTSLQLKLIKIGARVVRHARTITFQLAEVAVTGTMVRAILAAIRRLRAPPLCA, encoded by the coding sequence ATGGATCACCCAGAGGGTGCGGGCTTGCAACGGGCAGATCGGGTGGATTTCGACCCTCGCGTGCGGCTGGAATTTCGCGGCACGCAGCTCAGTTCCGACGGCGGCCTTCTGGTGATGCGCGAGCTTGATGACGCGCTCGGGTTGTCCGATTTGGCGTCAGCGGCGCTGCGCGATACTCGCTCTGGCAAGAACACGGTCCATCGGCTCGACGGCCTGTTCCGGCAATCAGTCTTTGGGCGGCTGGCCGGATACGAGGATGTCAACGACGCCAACCGTCTCGCCTGCGATCCGGTCATGCGCCAAGTTGTCGGCGGCAGAGCGGTCGATGCACAAGCGGCCTCGGCATCGCAGATGGGACGGTTCGAGACCGAGACGCTGGCTCTGGCCGGGAACCGTGCCGCGCTGGCCGACCTGAACGGGCAATGGATCGACCGGTTCCATGACCGTAACGGGCTGAAGTACATCGTTCTGGACATGGACAGCTCGGTCAGCCCGACCCATGGCGACCAGGAAGGGTCCGCCTGGAATGGCCATTTCGACTGTAGCTGCTATCACCCCAACTTTCTGTTCAACCAGTTCGGGATGCTGGAACGCTGCGCCCTGCGCCATGGCAACGTCCACAGCGCCGATGGCTGGCGTGATGTTCTCGACCCCGTCATTGCGCGCTACGCGGAGCGCGACCTTGGTGGCAGGTTCTTCCGGGCCGATGCTGCCTACGCGATCCCGGCGATCTATGAGCGATTGGAAGAAGCGCGGTTCTTCTACGCCATCCGGCTGCCCGCAAACGCGGTCCTCAAGGACAAGATCGCGCATCGGCTAACGCGCCCTGTCGGGCGGCCGTCACTGACCAAGGTCAAGCGGTTCTTCGAGGAATTCGAGTATCAGGCGGCGTCCTGGGACAAGGAACGCCGGGTGATCGCCAAGATCGAATGGCATCCGGGCGAACTGTTCCCGCGTGTCGGCTTCATCGTCACCAACCTGCCGATGGAGCCGGACTGGGTGGTGCGGTTCTACAACCAGCGCGGCACCGCCGAGCAGCACATCAAAGAGGGCAAATACGCCTTTCGCTGGACGCGGCTGTCGTGCCGGAAGTTCCGCGACAATGAGGTGCGGCTGCAACTGCACGCCCTGGCGTACAACCTGGCCACCTTCTTGCACTGCATCGAGCTGCCCGAGGCCATGGCCGACTGGTCGTTGACCAGCCTGCAACTGAAGCTGATCAAGATCGGGGCACGTGTGGTCCGTCACGCCCGCACCATCACCTTCCAGCTGGCCGAGGTCGCTGTCACCGGCACGATGGTACGCGCCATCCTCGCCGCTATCCGCCGATTGCGAGCGCCACCGCTATGCGCATGA
- a CDS encoding polysaccharide biosynthesis/export family protein, whose translation MIGVRVHEAVYLVTLASLLAGCTAMPAFGPDARAITSDVADGQAEDRDALPFQVVEVTAATLPVVSESQARFPASFRTQQYRASDEVVGVGDYLEVRIWEVAEDGLFASAGNRETVLNVQVSNSGNISVPYAGNIAARGLTTAELRSELLARYYGQAVEPEIAVAITSTEARSATVLGNVRSAGRIEIPPRGIRLLDLLASTGGVSQAPWEVLVSVQRGSASTSLLLSDIVRSSTNNIVILPGDTVHVSHEPRRFAVYGGVSRPANIEIPVEDAHLAYLLAEVGGLNDRVAQTRSVFVFRPSATAGLATVYKFDFSRPDALLLASAFRLMPTDITYVASADAADFNRFVSIMLSPLLGAARSVGSLGN comes from the coding sequence ATGATTGGGGTCCGTGTGCACGAGGCGGTGTATTTGGTCACGCTGGCATCACTTCTCGCTGGCTGTACGGCGATGCCCGCCTTCGGGCCGGATGCGAGGGCCATCACCAGTGACGTTGCCGACGGACAGGCAGAGGATCGGGACGCGCTACCGTTTCAAGTCGTCGAAGTCACCGCCGCCACCTTGCCAGTTGTGTCAGAGTCACAAGCAAGATTTCCGGCGTCGTTCCGAACTCAGCAATATCGTGCCTCGGACGAAGTCGTTGGCGTTGGCGATTACCTTGAAGTCCGCATTTGGGAAGTCGCCGAGGATGGTCTGTTTGCCTCAGCTGGCAATCGCGAGACCGTTTTGAATGTGCAGGTTTCGAACTCCGGCAATATCAGCGTTCCCTATGCCGGCAACATCGCAGCACGAGGTCTTACCACTGCTGAACTCCGCAGCGAGCTACTGGCTCGATACTACGGGCAGGCCGTAGAACCGGAAATCGCTGTTGCGATCACGTCGACGGAAGCCAGATCAGCCACTGTGTTGGGTAATGTCCGAAGCGCGGGGCGTATTGAAATACCACCGCGCGGGATTCGGCTGCTTGATCTCCTCGCAAGCACCGGAGGCGTGTCCCAAGCCCCCTGGGAAGTTCTGGTTTCCGTACAACGCGGATCAGCCTCCACATCACTTCTACTCTCGGACATCGTCCGAAGCTCGACGAACAACATCGTTATTCTGCCTGGTGACACGGTGCATGTCTCTCATGAACCGCGACGCTTCGCAGTTTACGGAGGTGTGAGCCGGCCAGCCAATATCGAAATTCCCGTGGAAGATGCTCATCTCGCGTATCTTCTCGCAGAAGTCGGGGGCCTCAACGATCGAGTAGCGCAGACACGATCGGTATTCGTGTTTCGACCTTCTGCGACTGCCGGATTGGCTACAGTCTATAAGTTTGACTTCTCTCGGCCTGACGCACTTCTTCTCGCAAGCGCGTTCAGGCTTATGCCCACTGACATAACGTACGTAGCTTCCGCCGACGCTGCTGATTTCAATCGCTTTGTGTCGATCATGCTGTCGCCGCTTCTAGGAGCGGCGCGTAGCGTAGGCTCTTTAGGAAACTGA
- a CDS encoding ATP-binding protein codes for MSEAQLFNLLHELRLAGFRAELEHQLQHPSYADLPFRDRLLQLLQAETTRRYRNKIDRLLKAALFKYQAEPEDIDYQHSRNLDKSEVLGLLSCDWIARQQNLVLTGASGTGKTWLACAFGVAAVRREYSAAYFRAGRLAEVVKFARLDGTIGKFRKRLSHLDVLIVDDFVYRGTVMRQRVALVMPPF; via the coding sequence ATGTCTGAGGCACAGCTCTTTAACCTGCTGCACGAGTTGCGCCTCGCCGGATTCCGCGCGGAGCTCGAGCATCAATTGCAGCACCCAAGCTACGCCGATCTGCCCTTTCGGGATCGCCTTCTTCAGCTTCTACAAGCGGAAACTACGCGTAGATACCGGAACAAGATCGACCGGCTTCTGAAGGCGGCTCTTTTCAAATACCAGGCGGAACCTGAAGACATTGACTACCAGCACAGTCGCAACCTTGATAAATCGGAAGTCTTGGGGCTCCTTTCTTGTGACTGGATCGCCCGGCAACAGAACCTTGTTCTGACAGGGGCTTCAGGAACTGGCAAAACGTGGCTCGCGTGCGCATTTGGCGTCGCGGCAGTTCGGCGCGAATATTCCGCCGCATACTTCCGCGCTGGTCGTCTGGCGGAGGTCGTCAAATTCGCGCGCCTTGACGGGACGATTGGCAAGTTTCGAAAAAGGCTCTCACACCTTGACGTGCTTATCGTCGACGATTTCGTGTACCGGGGCACGGTTATGAGACAGCGCGTTGCGCTGGTCATGCCGCCATTTTGA
- a CDS encoding capsular polysaccharide export protein, LipB/KpsS family, giving the protein MRFCIWAAAYYLVRDLASKPSDTYLFHRQRERVVPLAMSWGIHLLRRLAARITEYLAKRALRRRPGYLLVPLQVSSDSQLQVASRGWSTSRLIDASLMALRANPNTPLVVFKLHPLERGSAASKRLILRRAAEMGVDRHRIRILHSGRMGELTKQSSGMVVINSTSAFSALRHGVPVLVLGDAVFRHDALVTLGESEADVASFFKIRHAKSRLLVDAFVAELKSQSLIPGDFYVSSGRQVAISGIIDRLKQRQHLSCIPERARE; this is encoded by the coding sequence TTGAGATTTTGCATTTGGGCAGCAGCCTACTATCTGGTACGAGATTTGGCGTCAAAGCCCTCCGATACGTATCTTTTTCATCGACAGAGAGAACGGGTGGTTCCGTTGGCCATGAGTTGGGGCATTCATTTGCTCCGTAGGCTTGCGGCGCGGATTACTGAGTATCTGGCCAAACGGGCGCTACGCCGCCGCCCGGGCTATCTTCTCGTTCCACTGCAGGTTTCGAGCGACAGTCAACTTCAAGTGGCATCGCGCGGTTGGTCAACGTCAAGGTTGATTGATGCGAGCCTGATGGCGCTTCGAGCCAACCCCAATACTCCCCTGGTGGTATTCAAATTGCACCCTCTCGAGCGTGGGAGTGCTGCATCTAAGCGCCTCATCCTTCGCAGAGCGGCCGAAATGGGCGTTGACCGTCATCGGATACGTATCCTGCACTCAGGGCGTATGGGCGAGTTGACCAAGCAGTCGAGCGGCATGGTCGTCATCAACTCCACGTCCGCCTTTTCTGCGCTTCGCCATGGTGTCCCGGTTCTTGTCTTGGGAGATGCTGTATTCCGGCATGACGCGCTCGTGACACTTGGCGAATCCGAGGCAGACGTGGCGTCGTTCTTCAAGATCAGGCACGCGAAATCGCGCCTTCTGGTCGATGCGTTTGTTGCGGAGCTCAAGTCGCAGAGCCTCATCCCGGGCGACTTCTATGTGTCGAGCGGTCGGCAGGTCGCCATTTCTGGGATTATCGACAGATTAAAGCAGCGTCAGCACTTGTCCTGCATCCCCGAGAGGGCTCGCGAATGA